ACATGCTGAACCTCGTCGAGACCAAAGTCAACAAGCTGCACCTCATCGGGTCCGAGGTTTCGGCGACGCTGGACTCGTGGCGGGACGGCGTGACGGATCAGCCTGTGGAACTCTGGAACGTTCGCAGCTTCGACATCGACCTCATCAACGGAGCGGATCACTTCTTGCAGGAGCTCGTAGCCAGGTTGCACGGCCGGAATGACTCGGTCTCCAAGGCCGTGAACGGGTTTCAGTCGTGGCGGCACATCATTGAGGAGGTGGGCGACGTGGTGGAGCACCTGAAGAGGCAGCGTTGGGACAACGACATTGACGAGATTGAGGACGAAGAGACGATCGAAGAGAGACAGCAACTGCTCAGCAAAGATGACCCTAGAACGCTgcacgagaagctcgactcgACACTGGTCAAGGCTTTCAAGGAcctggacgagaagctcaCGAGCCTATGGAGGTCTAGATCGGACGCGCAGAACAGCGGCAAGGTTGCCATGTACCTCCTCCGCATCCTGCGAGACGTACGCCAGGGCCTGCCGAAGCTCGACAGCGTCAAGAGCTTCGGGCTGGGGATAGTGCCGTCTCTGCAGGGGCAGCTCGCCGTTGCTGTGTCGGCGCAGCCACTGGAGGCCTTTATAAGCAAGGGACTCACCCAGAGGACTGTCATCGGCCGTCTGCTGTGGGAGGGCAGCCCCGAGCTGCCCACACAGCCTTCACCCAGAGTGTTTCGGTTCCTGCGTGATGTGTCGACGGAGATGAGCGACGCTGGAATGGACTTGTGGAGCGCGGTGGCTGTCGGCGTTATTAAGCAGCATCTCAGGAAGCAACTGGCCGAGAAGTGGCTGGAGGCTCTTGAGGCACATCTTGCGGAAAAGACGAGTGGCGACGCATCAGTATCTGAAGAAAAGCAGGTTGCGCCCGTCGAGGAAACGCctgaggatgaggaagaggagactTCTGGCGAGGAGAAAAAGCAGGAAGAGGGCTTTGATGCtaggaaggaggaggatgcgTCCGGCGAGCAGCCAGAAAGCGGAGAAGAGAAGCCAGAAGAGAAGGctaaggaggaggaggcctCCGAAGCCCCCGAACCACCGACAAAAGTGGACGATGACCTTGCACAACAGCGCCGGGACCTTCTGATTCAGTGGCTGTTTGACGTCTCTCTGCTACGATGCTATCTCGACCCTCAGGCGGACAGTGAAAGCAATGAGCTCAAGGGCTTGGAGGACAGGGTCTACGACAGCACAGGCCTGGACAGCAACGACGCGCGGCAGAGCATTGCCAAGTCGTCGCAGGACTACCACAAGAGGACAAACCTGCTTTTCGGCCTGCTGTGATGATTTGTAGTTAGATACCCGAAAAGCCACCGGCCACTTGCGCAAAACCTTCATCTTTTTTTAGAGACTCAGATGGAAAGAGACAAAAACTCTTGGTCTATTTTTCCCCATCCATATGTTCCTTGCTTGTACCGTGTGCAAATCTGACTAGAAATATCACGATCCGGACATGTCCGAGTAGCCTGTTCTCTTGCACCTTCACAGCTTGTGCCTCTTCTCCCCGCTCGCAATCTTGCGGAACTCCTCCTGCGGCACGCCCTTCATGAACCTCTCCAGCCCCGCAAACACCTCGAGCGAGTTCTGCCGGTCCATGATCTCGATCTCGGGCCGCCGGATGAGCGCCTTGATGCCCGTCAGGCTCTCCCCGATCAGGTGCTCGCCCAGCctctcgtcgacctcgcgcagcagcagctcacGGAAGCGCGCAtccccgccctcggccgTGTCGAAGATGCGGTTGACGAACCCGGCgtgcagcagctcggcggccgggaTGCGCCGGCTCATGATGAGCGCCTCGTTGGccttgccgacgccgaggcgctggacgagggcgcgcgaggcgccgccctcggcgacgaggccgagcgaCGAGAAAGGCGTCAGGAGGaaggccgacggcgcggcgtAGATGAAATCGGCGAAGGAGATGAGGGCCGCCGAGAG
The genomic region above belongs to Colletotrichum higginsianum IMI 349063 chromosome 2, whole genome shotgun sequence and contains:
- a CDS encoding Sphingolipid c9-methyltransferase: MATPDISTLTSSAQIFSSNYTLPQIRAIHRSLHVEIDEKASRLRTQVGNSYRDLLGTADTIVQMRKDNDAVQGVLGGMGGRCGRGVVGSKVSGLSGFEDAVRKRTGGDVGIVAKVRLLETCALVVGRMLKGSGAEIQDLSKGDRVVLASKVLVLSRLLVKSLGEEERLDGDVGHAVEATKKSLVGLKKRLLRYIDGLLERTGDTIKQEDVLKALCAYSLATSCGAFDVVTHFLGVRGAAMALAFEVEDKERHRSTGDVLKSLTLYTRTLLDVQALVPFKLSDALSNLKKSPLLADMALKKLEGLRLDVYERWCGEEIQFFTPFIRHDDLDGPRARDMLFSWAEKGSEVHIDGLKKTMERMVEFKAITELRTSVLQLWIREGGKARGFDPSEMLDELRGAINGHMLNLVETKVNKLHLIGSEVSATLDSWRDGVTDQPVELWNVRSFDIDLINGADHFLQELVARLHGRNDSVSKAVNGFQSWRHIIEEVGDVVEHLKRQRWDNDIDEIEDEETIEERQQLLSKDDPRTLHEKLDSTLVKAFKDLDEKLTSLWRSRSDAQNSGKVAMYLLRILRDVRQGLPKLDSVKSFGLGIVPSLQGQLAVAVSAQPLEAFISKGLTQRTVIGRLLWEGSPELPTQPSPRVFRFLRDVSTEMSDAGMDLWSAVAVGVIKQHLRKQLAEKWLEALEAHLAEKTSGDASVSEEKQVAPVEETPEDEEEETSGEEKKQEEGFDARKEEDASGEQPESGEEKPEEKAKEEEASEAPEPPTKVDDDLAQQRRDLLIQWLFDVSLLRCYLDPQADSESNELKGLEDRVYDSTGLDSNDARQSIAKSSQDYHKRTNLLFGLL
- a CDS encoding Enoyl-CoA hydratase/isomerase encodes the protein MAGPEDSVISLEYRGRVALLTIDNERKLNALSQPQYYDLAQKLREIATHDEVFVTVLTAKGRYFSAGADVSIARASPGASPDAHKHWLQSFVAFNLNTTQAFYSHPKILVVGLNGPVVGLSAALISFADFIYAAPSAFLLTPFSSLGLVAEGGASRALVQRLGVGKANEALIMSRRIPAAELLHAGFVNRIFDTAEGGDARFRELLLREVDERLGEHLIGESLTGIKALIRRPEIEIMDRQNSLEVFAGLERFMKGVPQEEFRKIASGEKRHKL